The following are from one region of the Corylus avellana chromosome ca1, CavTom2PMs-1.0 genome:
- the LOC132177787 gene encoding carotenoid 9,10(9',10')-cleavage dioxygenase 1-like, with product MAEEKQKCGGEGSVVVVEPKPWNGLTSKVVDFVEKLIVKFMHDTSQPQHYLAGNFAPVTEETPPATDLLVKGFLPDCLNGEFVRVGPNPKFSPVAGYHWFDGDGMIHGLRIKDGKASYVSRFVRTSRLKQEEYFGGAKFMKVGDLKGLFGLLMVNMQMLRAKLKVLDVSYGIGTANTALVYHHGKLLALSEADKPYVLKVLEDGDLQTLGMLDYDKRLTHSFTAHPKVDPFTGEMFTFGYSHTPPYITYRVISKDGFMHDPVPITVSDPIMMHDFAITENYAIFMDLPLYFRPKEMVKEKKMIFTFDATKKARFGVLPRYAKDELLIRWFELPNCFIFHNANAWEEEDEVVLITCRLENPDLDMVGGIVKEKLENFYNELYEMRFNMKTGLASQKKLSASAVDFPRVNESYTGRKQRYVYGTTLDSIAKVTGIIKFDLHAEPETGKTKLEVGGNVKGLYDLGPGRFGSEAIFVPREAGITSEEDDGYLIFFVHDEKTGKSAVHVLDAKTMSTDPVAIVELPHRVPYGFHAFFVSEDQLQEQAKL from the exons ATGGCGGAGGAGAAGCAAAAGTGCGGAGGAGAAGGGTCGGTGGTGGTTGTGGAGCCAAAGCCATGGAATGGGTTGACTTCTAAAGTGGTGGACTTTGTGGAGAAGCTGATCGTCAAGTTCATGCACGACACTTCTCAGCCTCAACACTATCTCGCCGGTAACTTTGCTCCGGTTACTGAAGAGACCCCTCCTGCCACCGACCTCCTTGTCAAAGGGTTCCTTCCG GATTGCTTAAATGGAGAGTTTGTTAGGGTGGGTCCAAACCCAAAATTCTCCCCTGTGGCTGGATATCACTG GTTTGATGGAGATGG CATGATTCATGGTTTGCGCATCAAAGATGGGAAAGCAAGCTACGTCTCCCGCTTTGTAAGAACATCTCGGCTTAAACAAGAGGAGTATTTTGGAGGTGCTAAATTTATGAAG GTTGGAGATCTTAAGGGGCTGTTTGGATTGCTTATGGTGAATATGCAAATGCTGAGAGCAAAACTGAAAGTGTTAGATGTTTCATACGGAATTGGAACTG CTAATACAGCTCTCGTATATCACCATGGGAAACTTCTAGCACTTTCCGAGGCAGATAAACCAT ATGTCCTCAAAGTTTTGGAAGATGGAGATCTCCAAACACTTGGCATGCTGGATTATGACAAGAGATTGACGCATTCTTTCACTGCTCATCCTAAGGTTGACCCATTCACAG GGGAGATGTTTACATTTGGTTATTCACATACACCACCATATATCACTTACAGAGTAATTTCAAAGGATGGCTTCATGCATGACCCAGTACCAATAACAGTATCAGATCCCATCATGATGCATGACTTCGCCATTACTGAGAACTATGCAATTTTCATGGATCTTCCATTATATTTCAGACCAAAG GAAATGGtcaaggagaagaagatgatattCACATTTGATGCAACGAAAAAAGCACGCTTTGGTGTACTTCCTCGTTATGCAAAAGATGAGCTGCTAATCAGATGGTTTGAGCTTCCAAATTGTTTCATATTCCATAATG CCAATGCTTGGGAGGAGGAAGACGAAGTTGTTCTTATTACTTGTCGCCTTGAGAATCCGGATCTGGACATGGTCGGTGGAATTGTCAAAGAAAAGCTTGAAAACTTCTACAACGAGCT GTATGAGATGAGATTCAACATGAAAACTGGTCTGGCTTCACAGAAGAAATTATCAGCATCTGCTGTAGATTTTCCAAGGGTGAATGAGAGTTACACTGGCAG GAAACAAAGATATGTATATGGTACCACACTTGACAGCATTGCCAAAGTCACTGGGATTATCAAATTTGATCTGCATGCTGAACCAGAGACTGGAAAAACAAAGCTCGAAGTTGGAGGAAATGTTAAAGGCCTCTATGACTTGGGACCTGGCAGATTTGGTTCTGAGGCTATTTTTGTCCCTCGTGAGGCTGGCATTACTTCTGAAGAAGACGATGGCTACTTAATATTCTTTGTACATGACGAGAAAACCGG AAAATCAGCAGTGCATGTACTTGATGCAAAAACAATGTCAACTGATCCTGTTGCAATTGTTGAGTTACCCCACAGAGTTCCGTATGGGTTCCATGCCTTCTTTGTGTCAGAG GACCAACTTCAAGAACAGGCAAAACTCTGA
- the LOC132173634 gene encoding carotenoid 9,10(9',10')-cleavage dioxygenase 1-like yields the protein MEEEKQKCGGGGGGTMVVVVEPKPRKGLTSKVVDFVEKLIVNFMHDSTSQPLYYLSGNFAPVAEETPPASGLHVKGFLPDCLNGVFVRVGPNPKFTPLAGYHWFDGDGCKTLTVCHPLPANTALIYHHGKLLALSEPDKPYVLKVLEDGDLQTLGMLDYDKRLTHSFTAHPKVDPFTGEMFTFGYSDTPPYITYRVISMDGFMHDLVPITISEPIMIHDFAITQNYAIFMDLPLYFRPKEMVKEKQLLFTFDATKRARFGVLPRYAKDELLIKWFELPNCFIFHNANAWEEEDEVVLITCRLENPDLDMFSGIVKEKHGNLYNELYEMRFNMTTGLASQKKLSASGIEFPRVNESYTGRKQRYVYGTAAYSIGKFTGIIKFDLHAEPETGKTKLQVGGNVTGICVLGPGRFVSEAIFVPRVPGVTSEEDDGYLIFFVHDENTGKSSVHVIDAKTMSADPVAVVELPNRVPYGFHALFVSEDQLQDQAKL from the exons ATGGAGGAGGAGAAGCAAAAGTGtggcggaggaggaggagggacgatggtggtggtggtggagccAAAGCCAAGGAAAGGGTTGACTTCTAAAGTGGTTGACTTTGTGGAGAAGCTGATCGTCAACTTCATGCACGACAGTACTTCTCAGCCTCTATACTATCTCTCCGGTAACTTTGCTCCGGTTGCTGAAGAGACCCCTCCTGCGTCCGGCCTCCATGTCAAAGGCTTCCTCCCG GACTGCTTAAATGGAGTGTTTGTTAGGGTGGGTCCAAACCCAAAATTCACCCCTCTGGCTGGATATCACTG GTTTGATGGAGATGG GTGCAAGACACTAACTGTTTGTCACCCACTTCCAGCTAATACAGCTCTCATATATCACCATGGGAAACTTCTGGCACTGTCCGAGCCGGATAAACCAT ATGTCCTCAAAGTTTTGGAAGATGGGGATCTCCAAACACTTGGCATGCTGGATTATGATAAGAGATTGACGCATTCTTTTACTGCTCATCCTAAGGTTGACCCATTCACTG GGGAGATGTTTACATTTGGTTATTCAGATACACCACCATATATCACTTACAGAGTAATTTCAATGGATGGCTTCATGCATGACCTAGTACCAATAACAATATCAGAGCCCATCATGATTCATGACTTCGCCATTACTCAGAACTATGCAATTTTCATGGATCTTCCATTATATTTCAGACCAAAG GAAATGGTCAAGGAGAAGCAGCTGTTATTCACATTTGATGCAACGAAAAGAGCTCGATTTGGTGTACTTCCTCGTTATGCAAAGGATGAGCTGCTAATCAAATGGTTCGAGCTTCCTAATTGCTTCATATTCCATAATG CCAATGCTTGGGAGGAGGAGGATGAAGTTGTTCTGATTACTTGTCGCCTTGAGAATCCAGATCTGGACATGTTCAGTGGAATCGTCAAAGAAAAGCATGGAAACTTATACAACGAGCT GTATGAGATGAGATTCAACATGACAACTGGTCTAGCTTCACAGAAGAAATTATCAGCATCTGGGATAGAATTTCCTAGGGTGAATGAGAGTTACACTGGCAG GAAACAAAGATATGTTTATGGAACCGCAGCTTACAGCATTGGAAAATTCACTGGGATTATCAAATTTGATCTGCATGCTGAACCAGAGACTGGAAAAACAAAGCTTCAAGTTGGAGGAAATGTTACAGGCATCTGTGTCTTGGGACCTGGCAGATTTGTTTCTGAGGCTATTTTTGTCCCTCGTGTGCCTGGCGTTACTTCTGAAGAAGACGATGGCTACTTAATATTCTTTGTACATGACGAGAACACCGG AAAATCATCAGTGCATGTAATTGATGCAAAAACAATGTCAGCTGATCCTGTTGCAGTTGTTGAGTTACCCAACAGAGTTCCATATGGCTTCCATGCCCTCTTTGTGTCAGAG GACCAACTTCAAGATCAAGCAAAACTTTGA